One window from the genome of Pseudonocardia hierapolitana encodes:
- a CDS encoding PQQ-dependent sugar dehydrogenase: MRGLRRGMVAGVVAAIGVAGCGASQPPPVDSAAAPSTTVPGTTAPARTGTPELQVELVASGLSHVWDIGFLPDGRALVTERGGRIALLSGIAPGATVREVAADLSDVHVRGEGGLMGMAVHPDFAQSRRFTTCQTHMQNGSPTDVRLVTWQLSADGTSANRVADPLVGGLPINQSGRHSGCRPTIAPDGALLVGTGDTARGAIAQDLNSLGGKVLRVDLATGGPAPGNPFADAQNPAQRLIWTYGHRNVQGVAVRPGSADVYAAEHGPTEDDEVNRLRPGGNYGWDPSQGGTVGGYDEDVPMTDLARFPDAVPAVWSSGDPVEAVSGAAFLSGGQWGDLNGALAVGALRGEKLLLMTLGPDGAVAGVSKPAPLDGTFGRLRAVRLGPDGALYVSTSNGSNDEVLRVTPI, translated from the coding sequence ATGCGGGGGTTGCGGCGGGGCATGGTGGCGGGCGTCGTGGCGGCGATCGGGGTGGCCGGCTGCGGGGCGTCGCAGCCGCCACCCGTCGACAGCGCCGCCGCACCGTCGACGACCGTTCCCGGCACCACCGCCCCGGCCCGCACCGGAACCCCCGAGCTGCAGGTCGAGCTCGTGGCGAGCGGGCTGTCGCACGTCTGGGACATCGGCTTCCTCCCCGACGGCCGGGCGCTCGTCACCGAACGCGGAGGGCGGATCGCCCTGCTGTCCGGCATCGCGCCGGGCGCGACCGTCCGGGAGGTGGCCGCCGACCTCAGCGACGTGCACGTCCGCGGCGAGGGCGGCCTGATGGGCATGGCGGTGCACCCCGACTTCGCGCAGTCCCGGCGCTTCACCACCTGTCAGACCCACATGCAGAACGGCAGCCCCACCGACGTCCGGCTCGTCACCTGGCAGCTGTCGGCCGACGGCACCTCCGCCAACCGGGTGGCGGACCCGCTGGTCGGCGGCCTGCCGATCAACCAGTCCGGCCGCCACTCCGGCTGCCGCCCGACGATCGCCCCGGACGGGGCGTTGCTCGTCGGCACCGGCGACACCGCCCGGGGCGCCATCGCGCAGGACCTGAACTCCCTCGGCGGCAAGGTGCTTCGCGTGGACCTCGCGACCGGCGGGCCCGCGCCCGGCAACCCGTTCGCGGACGCGCAGAACCCGGCGCAGCGACTGATCTGGACCTACGGGCACCGCAACGTGCAGGGCGTGGCCGTGCGGCCCGGCAGCGCCGACGTCTACGCCGCCGAGCACGGTCCCACCGAGGACGACGAGGTCAACCGGCTGCGGCCGGGCGGCAACTACGGCTGGGACCCGTCGCAGGGTGGCACCGTCGGCGGCTACGACGAGGACGTGCCGATGACCGACCTCGCGCGCTTCCCCGACGCCGTGCCCGCCGTGTGGAGCTCGGGCGACCCGGTCGAGGCGGTCTCCGGCGCCGCGTTCCTGTCCGGCGGGCAGTGGGGCGACCTGAACGGCGCGCTGGCCGTGGGGGCGTTGCGGGGCGAGAAGCTGCTGCTCATGACGCTCGGCCCGGACGGCGCCGTCGCCGGGGTGAGCAAGCCGGCACCCCTCGACGGCACGTTCGGGCGGCTGCGGGCGGTGCGCCTGGGGCCGGACGGGGCGCTGTACGTCTCGACGTCGAACGGGAGCAACGACGAGGTCCTGCGCGTCACCCCGATCTAG